A genomic stretch from Etheostoma cragini isolate CJK2018 chromosome 8, CSU_Ecrag_1.0, whole genome shotgun sequence includes:
- the LOC117949344 gene encoding cyclin-dependent kinase inhibitor 1C-like produces the protein MTNVQLSCSALDRLVARRTFPLHRRTSVCRSLFGPVDHDELNREMKAKLREISERDQQRWNFNFEDNTPLDGDYKWEEVPVDKTPVFYQDSVQNGRTRVPETPIKQRPTSDSVLPETPDMDVLERLSVAESSSTPCPVEVNQENRTDKLNSGKQAHKQLHCVRRKRTASTDNNTHITDFFVKRKRAADKKSNDVSACHHSKSPIPLEQTPRKRIR, from the exons ATGACCAACGTCCAGTTATCGTGTAGCGCGCTGGATAGGCTGGTGGCCAGGAGGACCTTCCCTCTCCACAGACGCACAAGCGTCTGCCGCAGCCTCTTCGGACCAGTGGATCACGACGAACTAAACCGGGAGATGAAAGCCAAGCTGCGGGAGATTTCCGAACGGGACCAGCAGAGATGGAACTTTAATTTCGAAGACAACACCCCATTGGATGGGGATTACAAATGGGAAGAGGTGCCCGTGGATAAGACCCCGGTGTTTTATCAGGACTCTGTACAGAATGGCAGGACCAGGGTGCCTGAGACACCCATCAAGCAGAGGCCCACCTCGGACTCTGTTCTACCTGAGACCCCTGATATGGATGTACTTGAGCGCTTGTCTGTGGCCGAGAGCAGCAGCACTCCCTGCCCGGTGGAGGTTAACCAGGAGAACCGCACAGACAAGCTCAATTCAGGGAAGCAGGCTCACAAACAGCTCCATTGTGTTAGACGGAAAAGAACGGCCTCTACTGACAACAACACGCACATCACAG ACTTCTTCGTGAAACGCAAAAGGGCTGCTGATAAAAAATCGAATGATGTGAGCGCTTGCCACCACTCAAAGTCTCCAATCCCGCTGGAACAAACTCCACGAAAGAGGATCCGTTGA